A stretch of DNA from Oryza brachyantha chromosome 9, ObraRS2, whole genome shotgun sequence:
GCATGTTCTGCAAGTAAGAAATaactattattttaaaaaaatggaaagatAAAATGTTACTGTGTATGAAATGGCATCATggttgtaaaagaaaaatgacatGTTATCAGACTCTTGGTAGTACTGCAAATCACACAGTTTAGCCAtcggctagaaaataaaattataaactacCTCTATCTCATAATAATTGCATTtctagaattcaaatttgtcccacaaaaattgtatttctggAGCACTAGCTGTCACATCAATCACCTAACATTTAAAGCTGTCCTTATTTTACCCTCACCTACCTCTCACTCCATATATCTCCTTATTTAACGAGGGGCATTTAAGTCGTTTTTCTTCCTAATTAATTTGCCTCTCAAGTGCTGGAAATGCACTTATATTGGGacaaacagagagagtagCACGTTATGATTGAATATAGGTATATGTTCCTCTAATACAGAACATTGATGGTATTTGTATGAAAAAGAACGTCactccaaaatatatttttttttcttcatcatTATTCATTAATGAACGACTGATATTTGATAGTATTCGAAGTTCCATGCTCTTTTATAGTTGTTTGTCAGAGACATTCTCATTGCAATCAAGGTTGAACTTCTCCCAAGATCCTATTATTGGTACTAATAATAAATGGTTAACTAAGCTAAGAATGCTATAAACTAAATTCCTAAAAGCAAgagaacaaataaacaaaatatttagagCAAATCTATGAGGATCTACACACATCATATAAGAATGAGAAATCTGATCTCAACAATAGGATTAAACTTGGATGGTGAGaatgaaataaatttaatcaattttatGTCCCTAAAAAGTGAACAGACTGAGTGCAGAGTAAAGAAAAACCTTTTAAAGAATGTAAGCAACTTTCTGTAGTTGACCAAGCAAAACTAAATTCTATTGAAAGGCCAAGACTACTCAGTAGTTCCAAATTCTCACTTTTTAAGTTTcatagggttaattagatctatGCCATTGTAACTTTcacaaattagaaaaataccacTGCAATTCGCTTATTTGGATTGATGCCATCCATACTTCTTTgaaattagatccatgccacTCCGTCATCAATTCGACGGATTCGCTCGTCGCTGCTGCTTGCTACCGCTTGCAGGGATTCGACGGGGAGGACGGGATGGGTGGATGGAAAACGTTGGAGGAGCGACGGAATTGATGACGGAGTGGCATGGATCCAATTTCAAAGAAGTATGGATGGCATCAATCCAAATAAGCGAATTGTAgtggtatttttctaatttgtgAAAGTTACAATGGCATTGATCTAATTACGCAAATTTCTAAATTCCATATCTGGGATTACTAACATTTTCCTTATGAGCATTTAAGTTTGAAACAGAACACTTGATGCTTTAGTCATGACATACTGgtaaaaatgtcaaaatacAGGATTACTGTTGCATGAAGTTCTGACATATCTTAATACTAGAATGGGTGTTTTTCATATCTTCATCAAAACACATGAAAGTATAGTGCATAAAACTCATATCATACTTGCTGCTTTGTACTGTGCAAGCAAAAAATTGTGATGATATTTCTCTAAAACAATTAGCATATCcatcaaaatatgaatttaaatcctaataGAGAGACAAAAGAGTTATAAAAACCTGAAGGTCAGCACCATCAAAACGTGCAATAACACCAGGGAAAACCACAGAAAGTTCATCCGAGCCTGAATCTTCCCAAGCATTTTCCTTCCTCTCGCGGAAGTTAAGTTTTAGTATCTTTGCAGGGTAAATACTCTGAAAATAAGCAATTCAACCATCAGAGGTAAGAAATAAGGGGAAGCCAAAAGAAACATCAGCTATGCATGTCTACAGCACAGCAGGGGcataataaatgaatttaggaGGTGTTTGGTTTCATGTGCTTGGATTGAGCCAGACCCAGTAGATACAACACTGCACTGTTTGGTTAGGTGAATATTGTTTGGAGCCTGGCTCATCCAGTTCACTAGGCATGGTCTGGCCTGGTTGTGGGGAAACGCAAACTAGGTCCGTTTCTCCCCTGCCAAGCTCATGGCGGCCACGTTAATGATATTATTACAAGGTAATTTGTAGAAATTAACTAGTATTATGATGTACTAAGCTATATTAAGAGCTAATATGATGGAAAATGGCTAGTAAATTATCTTTGAGATAATTAAAAACTTCGCTATTAGTTTTTTCCTCGGAATGCAACATCTTTGATccatcaaccaaacaacatcCTAACAAATACGGGCCCCCTATATgaagcaaccaaacacatcacGGTTGCATACTCATGTGCTGGCCCAGCCTAGCCAGGATGTATTTGGTTAGCCTGGCTACAAGCATCATGGTAACCAAACGCACCCTTAATGTCTACTGCCTTTGGGCTTTGCGAATAACATGTGATACCTAGCGCCCTCAGAACAAACCGTAGTTAAAGCAGGTTGTTTTCCCACTCAGTTATAAGACTTACTCCCCTATGCCTGTGGTCAAATTGTAGGATGGaaaaacatacaaatatacgtcatcaaacatttagaataCTAATTCTAAGAAAGTCTATGACTTACACTCTTACAGTACTTAAACAACGGATAAGTAGGAAAGCCTGTATGAGAATTCTAATATGTTGAAAAGCATTGCTTGACGAACTAATCAGACACAAGAACTAACGATTTATAGCAAAATACAAACTTTGCTGTTTACAAATCACAACAGCCACCTGGTCATGGATCTGCACTCACAAACTATGGCTAACCACAGCATTGAAACTAAAGCAATCTGAAAGAATTACGAGCAGGTATAGATCTACCAATCTTGAAAGCCCCAGAATTCAAATTTCTCCGAAGAACAAAATATCTAGAGAGAGATCGATCACATCGCAAGTTCGCAACCTGCTTGTGCAGCAGATCACCGGCGAGAGAGTAGAACAAGAGCCACCCGGCGTCCGTGCCGACGGCCACGGCCACTCCCTCCTCCGCAACCTCGGCGTCCTCCCCGGCGAGCGGAACCCACTCCACGGCGGAGATCCGGCCATCGTCGGGGCCCAGCGCGGGCTTCACCGTGACCCGGCCTCCCCCGGAGACCGGGACAACCGCGAGCACCGACCGCGCGgcgctggcgacggcgagggcgcgcgcgcggggggcgAGGGAAGGGAGCACGGCGGGGTCGTCCAGCCAGCCCTCCCTCTCGCCGGCCCCCACCGCGGCGAGGTCCTCGGACGCCGACGCGAGGAGGGCCACCTCCGCCAGGTGGTGGCCCCGCGGCGCCATGGGGGGAAGGGCCGAGGGAAGCTTCTGGAAGGTTCGAGGCGAGGCGTCGAGATggcgagggagggaggcggcgaagTCAGGTCGTGGGGTTTTTGCAAATCCACCCTCTGCTTTTGTCGAGTAatgcaattttattttaccgTTAGGAATAAAATGACCAAGCTAGTTAAAAGTTGCGGATATCTGGGGTGTTTGGATCctctaaactttttttaatcccTGCTACATCGAATGTTtcgacactaattaaaagtattaaatatacactattaataaaacttatctcATACTTTtaactatttcacgagacgaatttattgagcctaattagtccatgattagcgaatgtgatgctacagtaaacatttgctaattgtggattaattaggtttaaaaaatttgtctaatggaATAGTCTTTAtgtatgcaattagttttgttatcagtttatatttaatactcctaattaacgtacaagcatccgatatgacaaggAAAGTCCCTGAATCCAAACGGCCACTTAGTCTGCCTTCTCCTCTTGTATTTTTTCTAACTTTTTCATCGTcgcgtgttttttttttcattttattaaaaggttACTAGATAAAtgtgtataattttatattttttaagtagattttaaattttgttatggTTAATTCCATCGTTCGTATCATTAACagctatcacaaaaattaaaaaaccttCCACCTTTCCTCTTTCAGCTATCTCAAAGTCAACCTTACTGTGATGTACGCGCTCCCATCTTGAGTTTTTGGTGGCTTGAGTATCTCTTCTGTTTGTTCCCCTCGGTTTGGGGGTTTTTATACTTGTACCTCTAAATATGATTTAGGAAGTCTGCCACGTGCCTCGAATGAACTAAGGAAAGCCATATCCAGATACGAGTATGTCTCGTTTAACCGTGTTTGACCTATAGTCATGTGGATCCCTGGTACGACCCATGGCGTACGTGTATTCCTACGTATATGCTAATCCAGTATTATATAATATGCCATACCTATaacattgatatttttatttcacattttcataaaaaaattcaaatgaaaaagGAAGTAATTTTAACTTTCAAAAGTCTACGAAATAATCAAACTTCCATATAAGATTTGCAAAACAAACCACAACAAATGGCTTTGGTCAGGAAGACAGAAAGATAAGAATGTGGACGCAGCATATAAAATCAGCAAGtggtttatatttttcagctaGCATGTCTGCTCAATAAAAGGAAGGCTCAATAATACCTTCCACTGTTCCACATTGaagttatataaatattatgttttgAAGTTACATCATGGAGTGAACCATAACATTATAATCTTACAATAAATATGCCAGATCACACATAGTAgctatttctataaatatataaataacaaaaaaaaccaagaacaATAAAATACAAGGAAACTGTGCATCTCTACATGCTTCTTGATAAATTAGAACtctagagcaagtataattaTCATGTCGAGCATGATCTTGTGAGATGATGGTTGTCTCATAAACTTAATGCAGGTCCTGTGTACAGGTCCCTTCTAATAACAAAGCTGTTAGGGGGCTGGTGTTCTTCCAGCCAGACCAATTCAGATCCCTTCGATCGGTCCAATAAAATGCCTGAAGAAATAACAGCAAATGGTAAGTAAGGCCCTGTTTGTTCTTCTCCCTTGCTGAtccagattctctcgtttttcgcgcgcacacATCCGGTTGcgaaaatttctataggaaagttgctttaaaaatcatattaattattttttaaatttttacaactaataattaattaatcatgtactaatatattactatattttttatgtcgGTTATTTAACCTACCGCCGAACACAGCCTAAGTAAGATGATCCGAAGCCGTGGCAACATGAATCTTGTTGGAAATATATACAAGGTACTGACCCGATGGGTCTGCTTTTCGGCATCTGCGGAAGTAGGAGCAATGCCTTCCATCTTCTGAAGAATAAGGAGGTGACAAGATGTCCAGAATAGCACAGGGGGTGATGGCTTTGATAGCATGGATGTTCCCTCCATCTGTTGGATGGGTCACCATTGCGCCGCATGGGGCAGACATCTCACCATCCCTTGCAATCTTGGCAGGTCTGGCTGTAATCACAGAATGGCAGAAGAACAATGGAatcaatggaaaaaaaatacatttaactGGAAAACTTTTATGGTATgtctttattttcttgtatCTAGGTGGATGTGCAAGTTTTCTCGAATTGAAAATGAGCCGGTGAAATGAACATtgcataagaaaaaattaagttgtaaatgtgaaagaaataaagcagGAATGAAATGATAAACTTAATTTCAGACCACCTTTCCTGTAGAATGCCACAAGGAAGGAAAACTCAAATGGGTTACAAACTGTGTTTTGGTAGAAATCAAAACCACGGTATATGTATGAACAACTAAAGGTAAATTCAACTTAAGATTAATACTATGGCATACCTTTTGATAAATTAAGCGGTTGAGGTGTATCAACCCAATCATACGATTTAACATGCATGCTACCATATAGAAGTTTACTGAATACAGTCATGCCTGGATGGTTGTGGAGTGGAATGATGGATGATGCTGGAATGCAAAATATTCCAATCTGCATACATAGACAACATAAGTACATTTGTATAATTCAACATCCACACCAGTTTACACCAATTTCAACagaaaatgatttgatatgctgaatcaaagaaacatagagaaaaaatgaaacttTCAATTATGCAAATGCACTGCAATAAAAAACTATGGAAAAGTTGCTAAAGTAGTCAGTCGATGACATGTACCGAGAAGCTTTTGCATTCATGTATGTGACGATATCTGATTGCAGAGCTTGAATGAAAAGCTGATTTCCTATTCAGAGCTCTTGGACTTCTCCAAGAACGTACAGATTGAGCTTCAGTCTCAAGTCCAACATCACAAGGCATGACCATGTCTGTTAGGAAGTTCTGAGCAAGTCAGACCAAAATAACAAATGGTTTAATGCTAAACATATCACATTTGTGAGTTTAAACTGTATGAATGAGAAGTCTTCAGTAATCTGACAGAGAGAAATTGGAAGTAAACAAGACTCTATGAATCGACAACGGTGTGGAAGCGCAACAGATGGAACATACAGTGAAAATGGAACAACGTCTAATTTCCTGGCATAATCAGTACATTTAATGGGTCTGGTTCATGATGCAAATCATAAAATTCACATGTGAATAGAGGTCTCTAAGCTGCTTGTATGTAAGactacaaaatttaatacaGTTCTTTCAGGGAACACATGAAAAATGCGAAGCAAGTTCAGTATTAATTAGAATCTTGTGTAATCATACTCATGTTGGACTGACGCTTGTGTTGTTTCAGAATACCGTAGAAACACAAACCCATAACCACTATATAATCCAATTAATAGTAATGCACTTTATTAGCACTGAATTTTGATCGACATGTCCATCTTGCATTTTAGTTTGGCTGAAGATCAAGTCACAACCAACAGCCAAAAAGGGGGCACTTCTTACCTAATACTGAACAAACACTGTCAACAGCTTCAGGAGATAATGGCCCATTTCCAGATAATGACACTTTGCAGACCTCATAGAGCTTTTGTATTGTAGCCATCGAATTGGAAGGCATGCATAAGTTAATTAAGAACTCAGCCCCACAAGATCCGATTCTAAAACAGGAAATCTCTTTGACAAAAGATATTTACAATTCCTTGGCGATCTGTTTAAGCAACGAAAACTAACAATGAGAAGATATTCACAATAACTGATCAacatatatatccatataatttcttttgttttgttttctccaaaatgataaaacccgctctctctcttcccttttTCACCAGTTTCATACTTTCAGGTAGCTGATAATCACCAActtttgaattattttctgtCAGTTTAGGATAAGGGCTTTTTTACCGTACTTGAgaagtaccttgaggtactaaatattttagtacaaaattcTCTTATCTTGAGGTACATTTATACCTtaaagtactaaatttttatattgaaaaatatagtacatcAAGGTACTTTTctgaaaatggtaaaaaaactcttaggATAAGATGAAGATAAGAACACTAATAAAGTCCACTGGTGGTTAAATTTTCACAGATGATACCTTATTCTTTCACCTGACTCTACTTCTAATATGTAATCAGTGAACTGAACTGCTCACTAAATTCCACTATCTAATTCCTAAATCCTGAAACAGTGTACATAGGCAACAAACACAGACTTACTATGCAATTCTAGTGAAGACCAAACCATCTTACTATGCAATTCTGCATGCATCAGGAGATACGAGTTGGTAAAATACACAACCTTAGTTAAGAATTTAGATCAAAGGACCAAATCAACTCTGAACTATCAAGATTCTAGATACTGTAATTTTCCATTCAGGGCCCCCAAAAAAGAGCCATCAAGAACACATCTTAACATGATTCCTAGCCCAAAAGGAGCACAAATCAGTCCACCCCTGGACAAGGAAGAAGCCAAGAAAATGGGcataaaaacctaaaatttccCAAGCCTTTGATGTTTAAGACCTAATTTACCTTGTTCCAGGTATGAGGAAAGAACCACAAATTTCTGGATTGAAAAATGAAATCAATTTGTGCAGTGAGATGAATGGATTACCTTGATAGAAGgggagatgagagaggaggaagagagtgCCCAGCCCAGGGAGGGAGCTCTCCTCAGCTTCAATGGCCTCCTGTGGTAACTGCTCATCATGTACTTGCATCTTCTTGGCAAATAAAAATGGTATCACCATAAGTGATGTTGAAATGTTTTCTCTTTGCTTTCTTTTCGACAAGATAGATGAAAGAGACAGAAAttcaggtttttttttgtttaatttcttctctcttttgtttGGAAAATTGATGGGGATTGAGTGCTTTTACGGCAAAATTTTCATGGACTTCTGTTATCTACCAGTATTGTTGAGTTTggacatatttttatgtgcagTAGAATAGTTCAATTCTTATGTGAACCATGGAGATATCAAATTGGTCATATTTGCTCAGTTTTTATATCTTGATAGTTTTAAGGTTggaaatatgtaaatttactCGATCTCTTTTGTGCTAAGATTTATCACTATCTTAATCTCCACGAGAAAGTGCAAAATTAAGATAACAATACTCCTTAGAATAGCACCTTATATTCTTCTGCTAGCCACCCCTTCAaatagtcaaattttaaaacatatatgaacaCATTTTGCTGCGAAGGGAAGAAAACTGAAGAATCTTTTTGGCATAAATGAAGTGGTGGAGTAGCAGCACCATAGAGTTGTCCATTTAAATTAGATAGGGTGTCTCACTTAATTAGGTCCTGTATAGAAAGGACTtcccattaattaatttttggtcTGCCTATCTAACTTGCTTTACAAAGAGTCAAAGATTGCAATTCAAGTAAACATCTTTCTAAGCATGcatgttaaatttaaaaaagagcTGTTCCCCATCCCTTTCATGTCTTTTCCTGTTTCCACATATTTTCATGTGGAGATTAAGATGGTTTACGTGTCAATTAGATAGAGGTTTTATGGTCTGCTTCAAAGCAGATTACACATTTACTTAAACTTGTAAGGAGCAAAATGCATCATCCTGTACATTTCCATAAAGGTAGTTGCAGCTGGGCCAATGTTAGAAGGTACACCAATGTGCGCACAAATTGGTCCAAAGTTCAAGAGAATACGGGCCTAATATGCACGTGAATTTGCccataaatatgcaaaatttaagCCCAGAAAGGAATGTAAATTCCCCCAAAATGCCCTTAAATTCACCCTGCATATCCTGGTAAATTCGGCTGGCCCAAAAAATGCCCGTAATATCAGCCCATAGGTGTCCTTAAATCAGGCCCAAACATGAAAGTAAATTTGGCCCAAAAGCTGCAAATTTATCATGTTTCTATGTTATATATCtgttcatttttatatttatttagtttcGCATCTTTATATTGTAAACATGTAAGGAAAACAACCATCTCTCTATGTATGGCAGATACAAGCCAAACCTGGTACAGATAACCAAATAGACCCTAGACCTACACGTTTTTACTGCCAAGATAAGCTAGATTTGATGTCAACACACATGGGTCTATATTTTGTCCACATGTCAAAGTAAACGGGGTTTTctacaaaaaatagttttttttatattcgaTTGAAGTTCATATAAGTGTCCTAGTTAGTTTAATATTATGGACATTTTAATCAATCATAcgatgttttgattttttttagtcatgTGGGTATAACACACCACAAATTACTAGCATGAAAATATcttgatatattattttataatctatatacatgtttttaagtAATACACTTGTTACATCTGGGcatatgaaaaatgatttattcaTGGTGCATGAAAACTGTTGTGGTGTTTGGGCctttttctgaaatttcacaaaaatgaaaaatagcgCAGCCATTAAAACTGTTCAGGGTTCGCAGCGTTATAAATTCAACTCTCACCTTCTTTGAGATTACATTGACCTTGAATACATGGAATTCAGCCAACGTAGTTTCTACAAGTTGGGGAAGTTAATTTGAATATCCACATTAGCTCTTCTAAACACAATTATTTTATGTGTTTTGTTAGGAGCATACGTACGTTGGAGCTTTGACATGAGGGGCATCAGGAAATCCCATGTAAGTAAGCAAACACAAGATTGGAGTTAAAGTGACAAGTGAAGTACCCCGTCAGTGTCGTGCAGGCACTGTTCCATAATGCAGCCGACCATGTTCATGGATGCGTGTTGCTGTCGATGTGAAACACGGTTATTCAGGGAAGGTAGACCAGCTGCTAAGGTATTCTGGACCCTTGGATGAACAAGGGAGATCTCAAGATGAGAAGAACACCCTTTAATGATTATGAGTCGTTCGTTGTTGTAGATCTAACGgatctgattttattatactatacTGGTAGTATCTATGTTACTATAAACATTGCTAGTGGGGGTGACAGTGAATCTGGCACCATCACTAGCTACATACTTCttgttttttaatctatacactatttttctatactactataaagtataaacattgctaGTGGTGATGCCACTATCACTACCACTACCAattccttgttttttttaatctataaataaatttttttaaaaaaaataacgtaCGGGCAATATGCTAGTATGTAGTATAAATTTATGGAGGAAAACTAGAACtgaaatatataacattgtgATATATTTGCTTgtcatatatcatgttaaaatagataaattggtaaatatatttt
This window harbors:
- the LOC102709590 gene encoding plant cysteine oxidase 5-like; protein product: MPSNSMATIQKLYEVCKVSLSGNGPLSPEAVDSVCSVLDMVMPCDVGLETEAQSVRSWRSPRALNRKSAFHSSSAIRYRHIHECKSFSIGIFCIPASSIIPLHNHPGMTVFSKLLYGSMHVKSYDWVDTPQPLNLSKARPAKIARDGEMSAPCGAMVTHPTDGGNIHAIKAITPCAILDILSPPYSSEDGRHCSYFRRCRKADPSGILLDRSKGSELVWLEEHQPPNSFVIRRDLYTGPALSL